The following nucleotide sequence is from Phycisphaera sp..
GTTGCCCAGGCCCATCGAGCCGGGCGGCACGTTCCGCTTCGAGCTGGCCTTCGCCTTCGACATGCCGCCCTACCTCCGCCGCATGGGCGCCGAGGACGTCGATCAGGGCCGCATCTTCGAGTACGCCCAGTGGTTCCCCCACCTGTGCAACTACGACGACGTGAACGGCTGGAACACCCTGCCCTACGCCGGCAGCGGCGAGTTCTACACCAACTTCGGCGACTACGAGGTCAACATCACCGTGCCGCGCACGTACCTCGTCGCCGGCTCGGGTGAGCTCCAGAACGCGCAGCAGGTGCTCACCCGCACGCAGCGCGACCGCCTACGCGCCGCCCGCAAGAGCCGCGAGACGGTCATGATCCACAGCGCCGAAGAAGTCGGCACGCCCGAGTCCCGCCCCAGCGGCGACGGCCCGCTCACCTGGCGCTTCAAGGGCGACAACATCCGCACCTTCGCATGGGCCGCGTCCGACGCGTTCATCTGGGACGCCTGCGGCGTGACCATCACCGACCTCAAGGGCAAGGACCGGATCGTCCTGTGCCAATCGCTCTACCCCGTCGAAGCCGAGGCTTGGAAGCCCGAAGCCGAGCAGGGCGGCAGCACCCAGTACGTCGCCCACTCCATCGAGTACTACAGCGAGAACCTCTACCCCTACCCCTACCCGCTCATGACCAACGTGAATGGTCCCGAGGGCGGCATGGAATACCCCATGATCATCTTCTGCGGCGGGCGCACCGGCCGCGGGCCGCTGGGCGTGACCGACCACGAGGTGGGGCACACCTGGTTCCCCATGATCGTGAACACCGACGAGCGACGCCACGCCTGGATGGACGAGGGCTTCAACACCTTCATCAACATGCACTCGCTGGCCGCGTTCCGGGGCCAAGAGATCGACCCCGGCCGCGCCCGCCGCCAGACCATGAGCCTGGCCCGAGGCCGCAGCCAGCCCATCGACATCTTCCCCGATCGCAACCTGCCCGGCTTGCTGGGCCGCCTGCAATACCGCAAGACCGCCATGGGCCTGCACTTGCTGCGTGAGGTCGTCCTAGGCCCCGAGCGCTTCGATTACGCCTTCAAGGAGTATGTCCGCCGCTGGGCTTTCAAGAGCCCGCGTCCTGCCGACTTCTTCCGCACGATGGAAGACGCCGCCGGCGCCGACCTGGCCTGGTTCTTCCGCCAATGGTTCATCGAAGACGGCACACTCGATCAGGCGGTCGAGGTGGCGTTCAACGAGCCCGAGCCCGAATCCGAGGGCGACCAAGAGAGCGACGGTGAAGACGCCGAGGAAGAAGAGCCCTTCGTCCCGATGGCCACCATCACCGTCCGCTCGCTCGGAGAGATGGTCATGCCCGCCGAGGTCGTCGTGCAGTTCGACGACGGCTCGATCGACCGCCGCTCGTTCCCCGTCGAGGCCTGGGCCACGACGCGCGAGCGTTCGTTCAAGATCGTGCTCGACGGCCGGGTGATCCGCCGCGTGGTGCTCGACCCCGACGACCTGCTGCCCGACGTCGACCCCGACAACAACCGCTGGCTGTCAGAGGAAGAAGAGGCCGAGCAAGCCGAGCAGGACAAGGAGGCCGACGAGCAATCGGCCGAGTCCCAGGCCTCCCCATGACCCGCGTCCGCTGCGTTCAGGGCGATATCACGACGCTCCGTGTCGACGCCATCGTGAACGCGGCCAACGAGATGCTTGCCCCCGGCGGCGGCGTGTGCGGGGCCATCCACCGGGCCGCCGGCCCCGGGCTCGAAGACGCCTGCCTCGACCTGCCCGAGGTCCGCCCGGGCGTCCGCTGCCCGCCGGGAAAGGCCGTTGTCACCCGATCGTTCGACCTGCCCGCCCGGGCGGTCATCCACACCGTGGGCCCGGTCTGGGTCAACGGCCGAGCCGGCGAGGACGACACCCTGGCAAGTTGCTACCGAGCTTGCCTCGAGCTCTGCCGCAAGGGAAAGATCGCCTCGATCGCCTTCCCGGCCATCTCGACCGGCGTCTACGGCTTCCCGCCCGAATACGCCGCCATCATCGCCGTCCGCACGCTCACCGGGGCCATCAAGCCCGACGAAGACGGCACCGCCCCCTACCCCGACCTCAAGACCATCACCCTGTGCGCGTTCGACAAGCAGACCCTGGCCCTCTACCAGCAGCAACTGGAGGCCGCCGGCCACCCGGTCGATGGGTAAGGGCGGGTGGGGCCGCCCATGACTCGGCCCCCACGGCCTGATACCATGCGGGCCCGCCGGGAGCGATCCCGGCCACACGGAGTGGTGCCCGAGAGGCTGAAGGGGCCGGATTGCTAATCCGGTGTACTGGTTTTACCGGTACCGAGGGTTCGAATCCCTCCCGCTCCGCTTAGCAGAACGAGGCCCGGGCGCAAGCCCGGGCTTTCTCATGCGCCAGCGGGCTCTGCCACGCCCCACCCACACTCCGAGCACGAGCCCGCTCGGGCCGCCTCCCCATACCCGCACACCGGGCAGCACCCCCGCGCCAGCCGCCGCCGCCGAACCAGCATCCGCCAGCCCGTCGCCGCGATCACGATCGGCAGTGCCACGAGCAGCGCGTTGGCCAGCAGGCCCCAGAGCGGCACCGTCGGCAGCGAGCGCGGGTTGTTGCCCTGGCCACGGCCGATCATGATGCCGCGCCGCCAGCCGAGCCTGTCGTGCAGTTCGAGCGCGTGCTCTATGCCTAATGCGTTGCCCGACACATAGCGCACGCCCACGGCATCGCGGGCAAGCGCCGGCCATGGAAACCCATACGTTCGCCGCCAGTAGTCCACGCGATGGTCCTCGCCCTGGTACATCGTTGTTGCCGATCGCGTATGCACGGCAACGATCGGCGAGACCCGATCGAACGCCGCTGGCAGTGGTTCCTGTTCGGCCGGATCAACAAGCCACGCCGGCAATGGTTGGGCTGGCCGCGGCCATTCAAGCATCCCGCGCGACACGTCCTCGGTCAGCGCCACGACCACCGGCACACCCACCGCCCACACCAACGCTGCGAGCACCGCCACCACGATCGACCACAGCGGAATTGTCGCTCTCAGTCGTGGCATACCTTGACACCGATCACGGGATCGCCCCTGTAATCCACAAGATCAACACCACGTCGATCCCCGCAAAGAAGAACTCCAGCGCCGCCCGCCCGGGCTTCCTGGGCTCGTGCCGCAGCGCCTCGAAGCCCGCCCACAGGCTGCGCAGGCCGAAGACCGCGAGCGCCACGACGATGAGCCACCAGATCCAGTGCATGCCGACCTCCTTGCTCTACGTGCCTTATTGCTTGGGCAATACCTGGGCGATCATCGCGAGCCACGTTGCCGACATCAGCAACGCGCCGAACGCGCTCAGGCCGATGCAGATCACCAGCGTGACCACCGGCCAGGCCGCCTTGAGGTAGACCGATCGCTCGGCGGTCCCCGCAACCAAGCCGGTCGAGTTGTTCGCGAGCGTGGTACTCAACGATCGCATCTCGCCCGCTTTGCTGCCGATGGCGACCAGCATTGCCACGCTCACGCCCGCCGTCACGATCCCGATGAGCGCCATCACGATGGGCAGCACCGGCTGGATCCAGACCTCGCTGTCGCTGTACATCGCCATGTCCCGCATCTGAACAGCCGAAAACATGAACGATGTCAACGCCGACACGTTGATCCACCAATACAGCCCCACCCAGCCCACCAGTAACGCGAGCATCAGTCGCACGTTGCCGTTGAGATCACGGATGCGCGCCCCGATCAGTTCTTTCTGGTCCATCGCAACCCCCTTTGCGTGTTATCCGACCTTCCGCGCCACCATCACACCCTCACGCAGCGGCACGCAGAACGCCTCGAAGTCCCCATCCGCCGCCACCAGCCGATTGACCTTATCCGCCGCGTCGCGGTGCTCGTTCTCGCCCTCGGGCGTGTCGATCCACCAGTCGCCCGAGCCCAGCATGTTGTCGGCCACCAGCAGGCCGCCGGGCCGCAGCAGTTTTTTCGCGTGCGGCAGGTAGTCGGGGTACTCGCTCTTGATGGCGTCCAGAAAAACCAGGTCCACCGTCCCCGCCCGCTCGCCGGCCATCGCCTCCAGCACCGGCGTGCCATACCCGCGCACGACCTCCACGCGATCGCCCACGCCCGCCTCGCCAAACATCCGCTCGGCGAAGTCCGCGTGCATCTCATTGGGCTCCACAGTCAGCAGCTTTCCGCCGTCAGAGAGCCCCCGGGCCAGCCAGATGCCCGAGTACCCCGCCAGCGTGCCGACCTCCACGATCAGCCTCGCGTCCACGAGCCCGGCGAGCGTCATCAGCATCCGCCCCACCGACGCCGACACCGCGATATCCGGGATGCCCGCCTCGATCGCCCGGGGCATGAGATTGGCCAGGTGCTCGTCCTGATCGCCAAAGACCGTGTCCAGGTAATCGCACGTGTGACGCCATCGCTCGGGGGTCATCTCAATAGCCATATTGGACCGTAGGTCCGAAACGCTGGCGCGCCCCTCCCAATACCCTCGGTAGGGCCCCGCCCCGTGGGGCCCCAGGAACACGGGAGAGACACCATGCGTCGCCTATCCATCTGCTTTGCCCTATTCGCCATCGCGATCCCCGCGCTCGCCCAGGACCTGCCCAGCCGCGGCCGCGTCGTGCCCCAGCTCAGCGCCCTCGACCAGCTCATGCAGGACACGATGACGGGCAACGGCATCACCGCCGGCGTCCTGGCCGTCGGCTTCGACGACCACGTGGTCTACCAGCGCTCCTTCGGCTGGCTCGACCGCGCCCGCACGACGCCGCTACCGATGGATGCTGAGATGCGTCTGGCCAGCGTCTCCAAGCCCATCACCGCGTCGATCATCCGCAACCTCGTCGCCGAGGGCCGCCTGTCGCTGAGCGACAAGGCCTTCGATGTCGGCCAGCCGGGCGGGGGCATCCTCGACATCGACCCGTTCCCCTCGCTCGGCGACGCTCGCATCGGCGACATCACCATCAGCCACCTCCTGCTGCACCGCGGCGGCTGGAACCGCGACCTCGTGGGCAACCACGCCTTCCGCGACGTCCAGATCGCCGCCGAGATGGGGGTGCCCAGCCCGCCCGGCCGCGTGAACAAGATGCGCTGGATCATGGGCCGGCCCCTCGAGTTCGCCCCCGGCACCCAGTACGCCTACGCCAACATCGGCTACCACGCGCTGGGCCTGGTCGTCGAGGCGGTCACCGGCAATACCTACGAGCAAGAGGTCGAGCGGTTGTTCGACGGCCTGGGCCACCCCGGCGCCGTCCGCGTCGGCCGCACGTTTGCTGCCGACCAGGGCCCCCTCGAACCCTGGTACGACCAGGAAGACATCGGCTTCGGTCAGAACGTCTTCGATCCCACCGGCCCGTTCGTCCGCTGGCCCTACGGCGGCTGGGACCACGAGGGCTCGTCGGCCTTCGGCGGCCTGATCGCCTCGGGCCCGCCGCTGCTGGCCCTGGCCGACAACCACATCGTGTCCGGGGCATCGATTGGCTCGATCCTGCCCGACGGCATCAGCCCCAGCTTCTTCAGCGCCCACAGCGGCTCGCTGCCGGGCACCGACACCGTCGTCTGGCAGCGCGGCCAGAGCCTGCGCGTGGCCGTCATGTTCAACCACCGCGACCAGACGTTCGGCCAGGCCTGGGGTGTCGACGTGGCCGCCGAGATCGACCGCATGTTCGTCGCCGGCGAGATCGCCGAGCCCCCCTGCGCCGCCGATCTGGACGCCGATGGCAGCCTGACCATCTTCGACTTCCTGGCCTTCCAGAACCGCTTCGACGCCGGCTCGCTCGAGACCGACTTCGACGGCGACGGGGCCCTGACCATCTTCGATTTCCTTGGGTTCCAGAACGTGTTCGATCTGGGGTGTCCCTAGACAGCAAACGAGGCCCTGGCGCAAGCCTGGGCTCTTCCGAATTCGGGCGGGAGCCCAGGCTTGCGCCAGGGCCTCGTTCTATCCTCGCGGGTGACAACGCACCCCCCCCCCGGCTTCAGCACCATCCCCGAGATCCTGGAAGAACTC
It contains:
- a CDS encoding M1 family metallopeptidase; the protein is MRTLLTVILSAAILTPAAHAVQTGEDRPYEAFAPLDLPTPNAVRLGSGAPGPQYWQQRVDYKIDATLDAETKRLSATLEAMYHNHSPEPLTYLWVQLEQNLFRQDSIGTRSRTGGGPMRQMDEQFNGGYDIPYVRSGRKDLEFTIYDTLMRVELPRPIEPGGTFRFELAFAFDMPPYLRRMGAEDVDQGRIFEYAQWFPHLCNYDDVNGWNTLPYAGSGEFYTNFGDYEVNITVPRTYLVAGSGELQNAQQVLTRTQRDRLRAARKSRETVMIHSAEEVGTPESRPSGDGPLTWRFKGDNIRTFAWAASDAFIWDACGVTITDLKGKDRIVLCQSLYPVEAEAWKPEAEQGGSTQYVAHSIEYYSENLYPYPYPLMTNVNGPEGGMEYPMIIFCGGRTGRGPLGVTDHEVGHTWFPMIVNTDERRHAWMDEGFNTFINMHSLAAFRGQEIDPGRARRQTMSLARGRSQPIDIFPDRNLPGLLGRLQYRKTAMGLHLLREVVLGPERFDYAFKEYVRRWAFKSPRPADFFRTMEDAAGADLAWFFRQWFIEDGTLDQAVEVAFNEPEPESEGDQESDGEDAEEEEPFVPMATITVRSLGEMVMPAEVVVQFDDGSIDRRSFPVEAWATTRERSFKIVLDGRVIRRVVLDPDDLLPDVDPDNNRWLSEEEEAEQAEQDKEADEQSAESQASP
- a CDS encoding O-methyltransferase; amino-acid sequence: MAIEMTPERWRHTCDYLDTVFGDQDEHLANLMPRAIEAGIPDIAVSASVGRMLMTLAGLVDARLIVEVGTLAGYSGIWLARGLSDGGKLLTVEPNEMHADFAERMFGEAGVGDRVEVVRGYGTPVLEAMAGERAGTVDLVFLDAIKSEYPDYLPHAKKLLRPGGLLVADNMLGSGDWWIDTPEGENEHRDAADKVNRLVAADGDFEAFCVPLREGVMVARKVG
- a CDS encoding macro domain-containing protein, with product MTRVRCVQGDITTLRVDAIVNAANEMLAPGGGVCGAIHRAAGPGLEDACLDLPEVRPGVRCPPGKAVVTRSFDLPARAVIHTVGPVWVNGRAGEDDTLASCYRACLELCRKGKIASIAFPAISTGVYGFPPEYAAIIAVRTLTGAIKPDEDGTAPYPDLKTITLCAFDKQTLALYQQQLEAAGHPVDG